A part of Bacillus rossius redtenbacheri isolate Brsri chromosome 1, Brsri_v3, whole genome shotgun sequence genomic DNA contains:
- the LOC134528169 gene encoding proton-coupled zinc antiporter SLC30A2-like isoform X1, translating to MAKFLEDITAHEQCICLINPMCEGTSYLDDDIFSRSVTDERSEPATFCVRCRSMPNSYAPMNCESDRRSCCNGNGHGPLPNLKIHSDFHRQHSINHGDGADLPLLDSSDELSGVPCLTGDEGDHCHASVPSPHNAQAWKQLLAAATMCLMFMVAEIVGGYLAGSLAVMTDAAHLLSDFVGFVVSLFSIWVGQWPPTKKLSFGYYRAEVLGALGSVSLIWMMTGIFVFMAVQRIISEDFTIEANTMMIVSGIGVAFNIIMGLVLNGACEAVRHAHAHSHAHAHPHAKQQRSINVRAAIIHVLGDLIQSVGVLVSAIVIKFYPQAKLIDPVCTFLFSAVVLATTVTIVRETTHVLMEGFPRHLDHSTVASRLHEIEGVRSLHGLHVWSLTTDKNALAVHLVVDPGADPEVVLRQAQKLARWELGVLSTTVQVERYCPDASRDCPSCRAPSD from the exons ATGGCAAAGTTCTTAGAAGACATAACCGCCCATGAACAGTGCATCTGTCTAATTAATCCTATGTGTGAGGGAACTAGTTATTTGGACGATGATATCTTTTCGCGATCAGTAACTGACGAGCGAAGTGAGCCAGCTACATTTTGCGTGAGGTGTCGTTCCATGCCTAATAGCTACGCTCCAATGAATTGTGAGAGTGACAGAAGAAGCTGTTGCAATGGCAATGGTCATGGACCACTCCCTAACCTTAAAATTCATTCAGACTTTCATCGTCAACACTCGATAAATCACGGAGATGGAGCTGACCTGCCTTTATTGGATAGCAGT GACGAGCTGAGCGGAGTGCCTTGCCTCACTGGCGACGAGGGCGATCACTGCCATGCTTCAGTTCCTAGCCCGCACAACGCCCAGGCCTGGAAGCAGCTGCTGGCCGCGGCGACCATGTGCCTTATGTTCATG GTGGCGGAGATAGTCGGGGGCTACCTGGCCGGCAGCCTGGCGGTAATGACTGACGCGGCCCACCTCCTGTCCGACTTCGTGGGGTTCGTGGTCAGCCTGTTCTCCATATGGGTCGGCCAGTGGCCTCCCACCAAGAAGCTGTCGTTCGGGTATTACAGGGCAG AAGTACTTGGTGCACTTGGAAGCGTCTCCTTAATATGGATGATGACTGGCATTTTTGTGTTCATGGCTGTTCAGCGTATCATCAGCGAAGACTTCACTATTGAAGCTAACACAATGATGATAGTGTCAGGAATCGGCGTGGCTTTCAACATCAT CATGGGCCTGGTTCTGAACGGTGCATGCGAGGCAGTGCGGCACGCTCACGCCCACTCTCATGCCCACGCTCACCCTCATGCCAAGCAGCAGCGCAGTATCAACGTGCGCGCGGCAATCATACACGTGCTGGGAGACCTCATTCAGAGCGTCGGTGTTCTGGTGTCTGCCATCGTCATCAAATTTTAC CCGCAAGCAAAGCTGATAGACCCCGTCTGCACGTTCCTGTTCTCCGCGGTGGTGCTGGCCACGACGGTGACCATCGTGAGGGAGACCACCCACGTGCTCATGGAGGGCTTCCCCCGCCACCTGGACCACTCGACCGTCGCGTCCCGGCTGCACGAGATCGAGGGTGTCCGCAGCCTGCACGGCCTCCACGTCTGGTCCCTCACCACCGACAAGAACGCCCTCGCCGTGCATCTGGTGGTCG ACCCGGGAGCGGATCCAGAGGTGGTGCTGAGACAGGCCCAGAAGCTAGCTCGCTGGGAGCTGGGCGTTCTTTCGACCACCGTGCAGGTGGAGAGGTATTGTCCCGACGCCTCGCGCGACTGCCCGTCCTGTCGGGCGCCCAGCGACTAG
- the LOC134528169 gene encoding proton-coupled zinc antiporter SLC30A2-like isoform X2 produces MCLMFMVAEIVGGYLAGSLAVMTDAAHLLSDFVGFVVSLFSIWVGQWPPTKKLSFGYYRAEVLGALGSVSLIWMMTGIFVFMAVQRIISEDFTIEANTMMIVSGIGVAFNIIMGLVLNGACEAVRHAHAHSHAHAHPHAKQQRSINVRAAIIHVLGDLIQSVGVLVSAIVIKFYPQAKLIDPVCTFLFSAVVLATTVTIVRETTHVLMEGFPRHLDHSTVASRLHEIEGVRSLHGLHVWSLTTDKNALAVHLVVDPGADPEVVLRQAQKLARWELGVLSTTVQVERYCPDASRDCPSCRAPSD; encoded by the exons ATGTGCCTTATGTTCATG GTGGCGGAGATAGTCGGGGGCTACCTGGCCGGCAGCCTGGCGGTAATGACTGACGCGGCCCACCTCCTGTCCGACTTCGTGGGGTTCGTGGTCAGCCTGTTCTCCATATGGGTCGGCCAGTGGCCTCCCACCAAGAAGCTGTCGTTCGGGTATTACAGGGCAG AAGTACTTGGTGCACTTGGAAGCGTCTCCTTAATATGGATGATGACTGGCATTTTTGTGTTCATGGCTGTTCAGCGTATCATCAGCGAAGACTTCACTATTGAAGCTAACACAATGATGATAGTGTCAGGAATCGGCGTGGCTTTCAACATCAT CATGGGCCTGGTTCTGAACGGTGCATGCGAGGCAGTGCGGCACGCTCACGCCCACTCTCATGCCCACGCTCACCCTCATGCCAAGCAGCAGCGCAGTATCAACGTGCGCGCGGCAATCATACACGTGCTGGGAGACCTCATTCAGAGCGTCGGTGTTCTGGTGTCTGCCATCGTCATCAAATTTTAC CCGCAAGCAAAGCTGATAGACCCCGTCTGCACGTTCCTGTTCTCCGCGGTGGTGCTGGCCACGACGGTGACCATCGTGAGGGAGACCACCCACGTGCTCATGGAGGGCTTCCCCCGCCACCTGGACCACTCGACCGTCGCGTCCCGGCTGCACGAGATCGAGGGTGTCCGCAGCCTGCACGGCCTCCACGTCTGGTCCCTCACCACCGACAAGAACGCCCTCGCCGTGCATCTGGTGGTCG ACCCGGGAGCGGATCCAGAGGTGGTGCTGAGACAGGCCCAGAAGCTAGCTCGCTGGGAGCTGGGCGTTCTTTCGACCACCGTGCAGGTGGAGAGGTATTGTCCCGACGCCTCGCGCGACTGCCCGTCCTGTCGGGCGCCCAGCGACTAG